A DNA window from Chiroxiphia lanceolata isolate bChiLan1 chromosome 6, bChiLan1.pri, whole genome shotgun sequence contains the following coding sequences:
- the GPR176 gene encoding G-protein coupled receptor 176 isoform X2, which yields MRNASAEQMVWQGGNVSEAGAVESEEHGEERGYRHFTTTVQIVIFVGSLLGNTMVLWSTCRTSLLKSVTSRFIKNLACSGICASLVCVPFDIALSASPHCCWWIYTMLFCRIAKFLHKVFCSVTILSFPAIALDRYYSVLYPLERKITDAKSRDLVIYIWAHAIVASIPVFVVTNVFDIYAMSTCSESWSYSLGHLIYVIIYNITTVIVPVAVVFLFMILIRRALSASQKKKVIIAALRTPQNTVSIPYASQREAELHVMLLSMVMIFIFCSVPYVTLVIYRTILNISDISVFLLLTAIWLPKVSLLANPLLFLTVNKSVRKCLVGTIVQLHRRFSRRNIVSSGGVVDDNLEPNVHSGSQLLEMFHIGQQQIFKPMEDEENETKSIGSGDLQQKEIPTTSLEIGQTLVHRFIPQTVADSAAQVAPAVPTEADPINDKYSMQFGFGPFELPPQWLSENRNSKKRLLPPLGNTPEELIQTKQPKCKAERKVSRNNKVSIFPKVDS from the exons GTAACACCATGGTGCTGTGGTCAACTTGCAGAACATCGCTACTTAAATCTGTAACAAGCCGATTCATTAAGAATTTGGCCTGCTCGGGGATCTGTGCCAGCCTAGTCTGTGTGCCTTTTGACATTGCTCTTAGTGCCAGTCCACACTGCTGCTGGTGGATCTATACGATGCTTTTCTGCAGAATTGCCAAGTTTCTGCACAAAGTCTTCTGCTCAGTGACCATCCTTAGTTTTCCAGCCATTGCTCTTGACAG aTACTACTCTGTTTTATAccctctggaaagaaaaataactgatgCAAAATCCCGAGACCTGGTTATCTATATCTGGGCCCATGCAATAGTGGCCAGCATTCCAGTATTTGTTGTGACCAATGTCTTTGATATTTATGCCATGTCCACCTGTTCTGAATCTTGGAGTTACTCCCTTGGCCACCTGATATATGTCATCATCTATAACATCACCACTGTGATTGTACCAGTGGCTGTGGTATTTCTCTTTATGATTCTTATTcgcagagcactgagtgccagccagaagaaaaaagtcatcATAGCTGCATTAAGGACTCCTCAGAATACAGTTTCTATCCCATATGCCTCCCAGCGAGAAGCTGAACTTCATGTCATGCTGCTTTCTATGGTTATgatctttattttctgcagcGTCCCGTATGTGACTTTGGTGATTTATCGCACCATACtcaatatttcagatatttcagtCTTCTTGCTCCTCACTGCCATTTGGTTGCCCAAGGTCTCTTTGCTGGCCAAccctttgttatttttaactgttaacAAATCAGTACGGAAGTGCTTAGTGGGGACAATAGTACAGCTGCACCGAAGGTTTAGCAGGAGAAACATTGTCAGCTCAGGTGGTGTTGTGGATGATAATCTGGAGCCCAATGTGCATTCGGGAAGCCAGCTTCTGGAGATGTTTCATATCGGGCAACAACAAATCTTCAAGCCAATGGAAGATGAGGAGAATGAGACCAAATCCATTGGCTCTGGTGACttgcagcagaaggaaattcCTACCACCAGTTTAGAGATAGGACAGACTTTGGTTCACAGATTTATACCACAGACAGTTGCAGACTCTGCAGCTCAGGTggccccagctgtgcccacagaAGCTGATCCGATAAATGACAAGTATTCCATGCAGTTTGGTTTTGGACCCTTTGAGTTGCCTCCACAGTGGCTCTCAGAAAACCGAAACAGTAAGAAGCGACTCCTGCCTCCTCTAGGGAATACCCCTGAAGAGCTAATCCAGACAAAACAGCCCAAGtgtaaagcagaaagaaaagtcagCAGAAACAATAAAGTCAGTATTTTTCCCAAGGTGGATTCTTAG
- the GPR176 gene encoding G-protein coupled receptor 176 isoform X3 codes for MVLWSTCRTSLLKSVTSRFIKNLACSGICASLVCVPFDIALSASPHCCWWIYTMLFCRIAKFLHKVFCSVTILSFPAIALDRYYSVLYPLERKITDAKSRDLVIYIWAHAIVASIPVFVVTNVFDIYAMSTCSESWSYSLGHLIYVIIYNITTVIVPVAVVFLFMILIRRALSASQKKKVIIAALRTPQNTVSIPYASQREAELHVMLLSMVMIFIFCSVPYVTLVIYRTILNISDISVFLLLTAIWLPKVSLLANPLLFLTVNKSVRKCLVGTIVQLHRRFSRRNIVSSGGVVDDNLEPNVHSGSQLLEMFHIGQQQIFKPMEDEENETKSIGSGDLQQKEIPTTSLEIGQTLVHRFIPQTVADSAAQVAPAVPTEADPINDKYSMQFGFGPFELPPQWLSENRNSKKRLLPPLGNTPEELIQTKQPKCKAERKVSRNNKVSIFPKVDS; via the exons ATGGTGCTGTGGTCAACTTGCAGAACATCGCTACTTAAATCTGTAACAAGCCGATTCATTAAGAATTTGGCCTGCTCGGGGATCTGTGCCAGCCTAGTCTGTGTGCCTTTTGACATTGCTCTTAGTGCCAGTCCACACTGCTGCTGGTGGATCTATACGATGCTTTTCTGCAGAATTGCCAAGTTTCTGCACAAAGTCTTCTGCTCAGTGACCATCCTTAGTTTTCCAGCCATTGCTCTTGACAG aTACTACTCTGTTTTATAccctctggaaagaaaaataactgatgCAAAATCCCGAGACCTGGTTATCTATATCTGGGCCCATGCAATAGTGGCCAGCATTCCAGTATTTGTTGTGACCAATGTCTTTGATATTTATGCCATGTCCACCTGTTCTGAATCTTGGAGTTACTCCCTTGGCCACCTGATATATGTCATCATCTATAACATCACCACTGTGATTGTACCAGTGGCTGTGGTATTTCTCTTTATGATTCTTATTcgcagagcactgagtgccagccagaagaaaaaagtcatcATAGCTGCATTAAGGACTCCTCAGAATACAGTTTCTATCCCATATGCCTCCCAGCGAGAAGCTGAACTTCATGTCATGCTGCTTTCTATGGTTATgatctttattttctgcagcGTCCCGTATGTGACTTTGGTGATTTATCGCACCATACtcaatatttcagatatttcagtCTTCTTGCTCCTCACTGCCATTTGGTTGCCCAAGGTCTCTTTGCTGGCCAAccctttgttatttttaactgttaacAAATCAGTACGGAAGTGCTTAGTGGGGACAATAGTACAGCTGCACCGAAGGTTTAGCAGGAGAAACATTGTCAGCTCAGGTGGTGTTGTGGATGATAATCTGGAGCCCAATGTGCATTCGGGAAGCCAGCTTCTGGAGATGTTTCATATCGGGCAACAACAAATCTTCAAGCCAATGGAAGATGAGGAGAATGAGACCAAATCCATTGGCTCTGGTGACttgcagcagaaggaaattcCTACCACCAGTTTAGAGATAGGACAGACTTTGGTTCACAGATTTATACCACAGACAGTTGCAGACTCTGCAGCTCAGGTggccccagctgtgcccacagaAGCTGATCCGATAAATGACAAGTATTCCATGCAGTTTGGTTTTGGACCCTTTGAGTTGCCTCCACAGTGGCTCTCAGAAAACCGAAACAGTAAGAAGCGACTCCTGCCTCCTCTAGGGAATACCCCTGAAGAGCTAATCCAGACAAAACAGCCCAAGtgtaaagcagaaagaaaagtcagCAGAAACAATAAAGTCAGTATTTTTCCCAAGGTGGATTCTTAG